One window of Campylobacter sp. RM12651 genomic DNA carries:
- the secF gene encoding protein translocase subunit SecF encodes MQVFSSKKIYDFMRLRFASIGLSFVLVIGSIILLFTQGLNYGIDFSGGTLVQIKYTNKNAPLDDIRNILNQNEALKGASVTEFGSSDEVVIRFSSSSDSLGKDVGDTIVKMLSSTGDIELRRVDIVGPKVGGELRQKGLMAILVSFALILVYIAIRFEWRFAMAAIISEIHDIVIVIGAISLFQIDVNLDTLAAILTVLGYSLNDTIIIFDRIRESIKESKSTNLGSIINESVSATLSRTTLTSGTTLFTVLILFFYGGDMIHGFSLALIVGVIAGTLSSIFVASPLLMWFNFSVSNYRTKELDKIKKKEEKERLRAMYEKGQL; translated from the coding sequence ATGCAAGTATTTTCTAGTAAAAAAATATATGATTTTATGAGGCTTAGATTTGCATCTATTGGCTTATCTTTTGTTTTAGTTATTGGCTCTATTATTTTATTATTTACACAAGGTCTAAATTACGGAATTGATTTTAGTGGTGGGACTTTAGTTCAGATAAAATACACTAATAAAAATGCTCCTTTAGATGATATTCGTAATATCTTAAATCAAAATGAAGCTTTAAAAGGTGCTAGCGTTACGGAATTTGGAAGTAGTGATGAAGTAGTAATTAGATTTTCAAGTTCAAGTGATAGTTTAGGTAAAGATGTAGGAGATACTATTGTAAAAATGTTATCTTCAACAGGCGATATTGAGCTAAGAAGAGTTGATATTGTTGGACCAAAAGTTGGTGGAGAATTAAGACAAAAAGGTTTAATGGCTATTTTGGTATCTTTTGCACTTATTTTAGTTTATATAGCTATTAGGTTTGAATGGCGTTTTGCTATGGCTGCAATTATTAGTGAAATTCACGATATTGTAATAGTTATTGGAGCGATTTCTCTTTTTCAAATTGATGTTAACCTTGATACTTTAGCAGCTATTTTAACCGTTTTAGGCTATTCACTAAATGATACAATTATTATTTTTGATAGAATTCGTGAAAGCATAAAAGAGAGTAAAAGCACTAATTTAGGCAGTATTATTAACGAAAGCGTATCAGCAACCTTATCAAGAACAACTCTTACATCAGGAACAACACTCTTTACGGTTTTAATTTTGTTTTTTTATGGTGGAGACATGATACACGGCTTTTCTCTTGCTTTAATAGTTGGGGTTATTGCAGGAACTTTAAGTTCAATTTTTGTAGCAAGCCCACTTTTAATGTGGTTTAATTTTAGTGTTAGTAATTATAGAACTAAAGAACTTGATAAAATCAAGAAAAAAGAAGAAAAAGAACGCCTAAGAGCAATGTATGAAAAAGGACAATTATAA
- a CDS encoding DUF6394 family protein yields MDFGRVIHIFFTLMSLTTTAGFLYYQSPVALFIAASINLVSTLLKIGVRNILSTEIFASSLVTDVHLIIAFVLTQIYGTSMSDLVYSMTIGAVISNIFTLILVLIEAIKNKDEF; encoded by the coding sequence ATGGATTTTGGAAGAGTAATTCATATATTCTTTACATTGATGAGTTTAACTACAACGGCTGGCTTTTTATATTATCAAAGCCCTGTGGCATTATTTATAGCAGCTAGCATTAATTTGGTTTCAACACTTTTAAAAATTGGTGTTAGAAATATTTTAAGCACAGAGATTTTTGCAAGTTCACTTGTAACTGATGTGCATTTAATAATAGCTTTTGTTTTAACTCAAATTTATGGAACTAGTATGAGTGATTTGGTATATAGTATGACAATAGGTGCTGTAATATCAAATATATTTACACTTATTTTAGTATTGATTGAAGCTATTAAAAATAAAGATGAATTTTAA
- the leuS gene encoding leucine--tRNA ligase → MYNAKEVEKKWQEIWDKENYYEPSNDFSKEKKYILSMFPYPSGKIHMGHVRNYAIGDALARRFRTMGYNVLHPLGFDSFGMPAENAAIKYGLHPKKWTYENIDYMKKELYSLGFSFSKTRLLATSDEIYTKFEQEIFAKMYEAGLIYTKKANVNWCDNDKTVLANEQVEDGKCWRCGHEVEQKSMNGYYVRITKYAEELLKDLKYLEDKWPNQVLTMQENWIGKSDGLEFELDVSSSNKDLDGLKFSVFTTRADTIFGLSYFALAPEHEITKKVLETNLISENDKDKIKAMQNMSAKNRAQSEKEGVFLGIYAIHPITKEKLPVWVANFVLADYGSGAVMAVPAHDERDFEFAKKYNLNIKYVINGENKKDNEPFTEYGILFDSAEFSGLDSASARIAIAKEFENRKIGKSIINYKLRDWGISRQRYWGAPIPIVKCDTCGSVVENNLPVALPEDVVIDGEGNPLEKHPTFKQCKCPKCGKDAIRESDTMDTFFQSSWYFARFASNPSNWNTKAIDDEAKYWMNVDQYIGGIEHAILHLLYARFFQKALRDLGYLNVDEPFERLLTQGMVLKDGAKMSKSKGNTVDPDDIIKNYGADTARLFILFAAPPQKELEWNDSAVEGAYRFLNRLYDKALGINVVDFSNINHANLSKDDKLARLKVYEALKKADDVFNKTYAFNTLIAACMEGLNALNNASSDEVLSEGFAIILSILDPIIPHLASELSEKLFNRTNIKTYELKEEVFVSDTIKLGISINGKNRAEIEVDANANQDEIIKIAKDKAAKWLEDKIIVKEIYIPNKLVNIVIK, encoded by the coding sequence ATGTACAACGCAAAAGAAGTTGAGAAAAAATGGCAAGAAATTTGGGATAAAGAGAATTATTACGAACCTAGTAATGATTTTAGTAAAGAAAAAAAATATATATTATCAATGTTTCCATACCCAAGTGGTAAAATCCATATGGGACATGTAAGAAACTATGCAATAGGTGATGCTTTAGCAAGACGCTTTAGAACTATGGGCTATAATGTTTTACACCCACTAGGGTTTGATAGTTTTGGTATGCCTGCTGAAAATGCTGCTATAAAATATGGGCTTCATCCTAAAAAATGGACTTATGAAAATATTGATTATATGAAAAAAGAACTTTATTCTTTAGGTTTTTCGTTTTCTAAGACAAGATTGCTTGCTACAAGTGATGAGATTTATACTAAATTTGAGCAAGAAATTTTTGCAAAAATGTATGAAGCAGGTCTAATTTATACAAAAAAAGCTAATGTAAATTGGTGTGATAATGATAAAACCGTTTTAGCAAACGAACAAGTTGAAGATGGCAAATGCTGGAGATGTGGTCATGAAGTAGAGCAAAAATCTATGAATGGTTATTATGTAAGAATTACAAAATATGCTGAAGAATTATTAAAAGATTTAAAATATTTAGAAGATAAATGGCCAAATCAAGTTTTAACAATGCAAGAAAATTGGATAGGCAAAAGCGATGGATTGGAATTTGAATTAGATGTATCAAGTTCTAATAAAGATTTAGATGGATTAAAATTCAGCGTATTTACAACCCGTGCTGATACGATTTTCGGACTTTCTTATTTTGCTTTAGCACCTGAACATGAAATTACTAAAAAAGTTTTAGAAACTAATTTAATAAGTGAAAATGATAAAGATAAAATTAAAGCTATGCAAAATATGAGTGCTAAAAATAGAGCTCAAAGTGAAAAAGAAGGCGTATTTTTAGGTATTTATGCAATTCATCCAATAACTAAAGAAAAATTACCTGTATGGGTAGCAAATTTCGTTTTAGCTGATTATGGTAGTGGTGCTGTTATGGCAGTTCCAGCTCACGATGAAAGAGATTTTGAGTTTGCTAAAAAATATAATTTAAATATAAAATATGTAATAAATGGCGAAAATAAAAAAGATAATGAACCTTTTACTGAATATGGAATTTTATTTGATAGTGCAGAATTTAGTGGCTTAGATAGTGCTAGTGCTAGAATTGCAATTGCTAAAGAATTTGAAAATAGAAAAATCGGTAAAAGTATAATCAATTATAAATTAAGAGATTGGGGTATATCTCGTCAAAGATATTGGGGAGCTCCTATTCCGATTGTTAAATGCGATACTTGTGGAAGCGTAGTTGAGAATAATTTACCAGTAGCTTTACCTGAAGATGTAGTAATTGATGGAGAAGGAAATCCACTTGAAAAACACCCTACATTTAAACAATGTAAATGCCCTAAATGTGGAAAAGACGCAATTAGAGAGAGCGATACAATGGATACATTTTTCCAAAGTTCTTGGTATTTTGCAAGATTTGCAAGTAATCCTAGCAATTGGAATACAAAAGCAATTGATGATGAAGCAAAATATTGGATGAATGTAGATCAATATATTGGTGGTATTGAACACGCGATTTTACACTTATTATATGCTAGATTTTTCCAAAAAGCTCTAAGGGATTTAGGATATTTAAATGTAGATGAGCCGTTTGAACGCTTACTTACTCAAGGTATGGTTTTAAAAGATGGTGCTAAGATGAGTAAAAGCAAGGGCAATACGGTTGATCCTGATGATATTATTAAAAATTACGGAGCTGATACTGCAAGACTTTTCATACTTTTTGCTGCACCACCTCAAAAAGAATTAGAATGGAATGATAGTGCGGTTGAAGGTGCTTATAGATTTTTAAATAGACTTTATGATAAGGCTTTAGGGATTAATGTAGTTGATTTTAGTAATATAAATCACGCAAATCTTAGTAAAGATGATAAATTAGCAAGACTTAAAGTATATGAAGCTTTAAAAAAGGCTGATGATGTATTTAATAAAACTTACGCATTTAATACATTAATAGCTGCTTGTATGGAAGGCTTAAATGCTTTAAATAACGCAAGTAGTGATGAAGTTTTAAGTGAAGGTTTTGCAATAATTTTAAGCATACTTGACCCAATTATTCCACATTTAGCAAGTGAGTTAAGTGAGAAATTATTTAATAGAACAAATATTAAAACTTATGAATTAAAAGAAGAAGTATTTGTAAGCGATACAATAAAACTTGGAATTAGTATTAATGGTAAAAATAGAGCAGAGATTGAAGTTGATGCAAATGCTAATCAAGATGAAATTATCAAAATAGCAAAAGATAAAGCAGCTAAATGGCTAGAAGATAAGATTATCGTAAAAGAAATTTATATTCCTAATAAATTAGTAAATATTGTAATTAAATGA
- a CDS encoding GGDEF domain-containing protein, which translates to MSININVIAKETIVELTKRNLLLTPENYSEVFDEIAKKYGRTTQNIDKIQGYISKLNPTLAQDVKGRNVKSLEELVVFLISKANGIKEDNSDKKLIINYNIICKKLLKILSNLPNKSTKTLSEEALNKLNNSSLKTLEELKKDWIRVDDDLLELNNKIQHLGLNSRDDFLEILDELSLKIERNNSNAVCENLAPSVAYSLTPSIANYVNDEINQFCESINAEPQILGVKQITEQFRNLVKKRIDIDRAEISSSNKVLNDVLEQISDKIVSILSMATNSQQKVQEIKKEIESIKAEDEAMQTIKARLIAIVAMFEKEIIDLKEKTKLDADTLGDLKIKVQGLEQEINKLREETQVDFLTQLANKRQLEEQLKLAEESYERYNINYSIAFFDIDHFKFINDTYGHAAGDTILANLGNIILNNIRKLDCAGRYGGEEFMVILPHSSIDDAVKFAEKIRVLVSEQKFLCKGKTISIKVSGGVSDRRSYETQEQFIEAVDKLLYAAKNAGRNNIKSASRK; encoded by the coding sequence ATGTCTATTAATATTAATGTGATTGCTAAAGAAACAATTGTAGAACTTACCAAAAGGAACTTATTATTAACTCCTGAAAATTATTCAGAAGTTTTTGATGAGATTGCTAAAAAGTATGGAAGAACAACTCAAAATATTGATAAAATTCAAGGGTATATTTCTAAATTAAATCCCACATTAGCTCAAGATGTAAAAGGAAGAAATGTAAAAAGCTTAGAAGAATTAGTAGTATTTTTAATCTCTAAAGCTAATGGTATAAAAGAGGATAATAGTGATAAAAAGCTCATAATAAACTATAATATAATTTGTAAAAAATTATTAAAAATATTATCAAATTTACCAAATAAATCAACTAAAACTCTTAGTGAAGAAGCTTTAAATAAATTAAATAATTCAAGTCTAAAAACATTAGAAGAATTAAAAAAAGATTGGATTAGGGTAGATGATGATTTATTAGAACTTAATAATAAAATTCAACATTTAGGATTAAACTCAAGAGATGATTTTTTAGAAATTTTAGATGAATTATCTTTAAAAATTGAAAGAAATAATTCTAATGCAGTGTGTGAAAATTTAGCTCCATCTGTGGCTTATTCTTTAACTCCATCAATTGCTAATTATGTAAATGATGAAATCAATCAGTTTTGTGAGAGTATAAATGCAGAACCGCAAATATTAGGCGTAAAGCAAATTACAGAGCAATTTAGAAATCTAGTCAAAAAAAGAATAGATATTGATAGAGCAGAAATTTCAAGTTCAAATAAAGTTTTAAATGATGTTTTGGAGCAAATTAGCGATAAGATTGTAAGTATTCTTAGTATGGCTACAAATTCTCAACAAAAAGTTCAAGAAATTAAAAAAGAAATTGAAAGTATTAAAGCTGAAGATGAAGCTATGCAGACTATTAAAGCAAGATTGATAGCTATAGTTGCTATGTTTGAAAAAGAAATAATAGATTTAAAAGAAAAAACAAAATTAGATGCCGATACTCTAGGTGATCTTAAAATTAAAGTTCAAGGATTAGAGCAAGAAATTAATAAACTAAGAGAAGAAACTCAAGTAGATTTTCTAACTCAACTTGCAAATAAGCGTCAATTAGAAGAGCAATTAAAATTAGCTGAAGAATCTTATGAAAGATATAATATAAATTATTCAATAGCATTTTTTGATATTGACCATTTTAAGTTTATAAATGATACCTATGGACACGCAGCAGGAGATACTATACTTGCTAATTTAGGAAATATTATTTTAAATAACATTAGAAAATTAGATTGTGCGGGAAGATATGGTGGGGAAGAATTTATGGTAATTCTTCCACATTCATCAATTGATGATGCAGTAAAATTTGCTGAAAAAATTAGAGTTTTAGTATCAGAGCAAAAGTTTTTATGTAAAGGTAAGACTATTAGTATAAAAGTAAGCGGTGGTGTAAGTGATAGAAGAAGCTATGAGACCCAAGAGCAATTTATTGAAGCTGTTGATAAATTATTATACGCAGCAAAAAATGCAGGTAGAAATAATATAAAAAGTGCAAGTAGAAAATAA